Proteins encoded in a region of the Flammeovirga yaeyamensis genome:
- a CDS encoding chalcone isomerase family protein, with translation MKYIYFVVFFVSTFFSHSVNAQDQHDVTLLYNVDFKKKIESYGKTLQLNGGGTYIKSIHKLFSCGLYLEKPSNDPLKIIYSEELRIIDLVITSNQFQSQRTIDEIKDLHEKNKELLKSGKFSTILQNIKEADVVLPNTFVETSHFFENAFATSNNYATDNYHSYISDFAKIFEDKNTIGDHYRFEFHGEDDTKIFRDNNLLLDIHHKEFQNALLNVFIGGNAPNSSLKDDLLSK, from the coding sequence ATGAAGTATATTTATTTCGTCGTGTTTTTTGTATCTACATTTTTTTCACACTCAGTAAATGCACAAGACCAACACGATGTTACATTATTATATAATGTAGATTTTAAGAAAAAAATTGAGTCCTATGGTAAAACACTACAACTAAACGGAGGAGGAACCTATATCAAATCGATACATAAACTATTTTCATGTGGTTTATATTTAGAAAAACCCAGTAATGATCCCCTTAAGATTATTTATTCTGAAGAATTAAGAATCATCGATTTGGTGATCACTTCCAATCAGTTTCAATCTCAACGTACTATTGATGAGATTAAAGATCTACACGAAAAAAATAAGGAATTATTAAAGAGTGGGAAATTTTCAACAATCCTCCAAAATATCAAAGAAGCTGATGTTGTCCTACCAAATACATTTGTAGAAACTTCTCACTTTTTTGAAAATGCCTTTGCCACATCAAATAATTATGCAACCGATAATTATCATTCTTATATAAGCGATTTTGCAAAGATTTTTGAAGATAAAAATACCATTGGAGACCATTATCGTTTCGAATTTCATGGAGAAGACGATACTAAGATTTTCCGAGACAATAATTTATTACTTGATATCCACCATAAAGAATTTCAGAACGCATTATTGAATGTTTTCATTGGAGGAAACGCACCCAATTCTTCTTTAAAAGACGATCTTCTTTCTAAATAG
- the recA gene encoding recombinase RecA yields MAADKGQNTEKLKALETTIAKLEKQFGKGAVMKMTDDSVENVPAISTGSLGLDLALGVGGIPRGRIIEIYGPESSGKTTLTLHIIAEAQKQGGMAAFIDAEHAFDKVYAEKLGIDMERLLVAQPDHGEQALEIAEQLVRSGAIDVLVVDSVAALVPKAELEGDMGDSKMGLHARLMSQALRKITGAISKTNCSAIFINQLREKIGVMFGNPETTTGGNALKYYASVRLDIRRIGAIKESADNVTGNRTRVKVQKNKVAPPFKQTEFDILYGEGISRAGEVLDMAVEFEIVNKAGSWFSYSGSKLGQGRETVKELIKSNPELMEELEAKIKEKVFGIAPEEEEVAPAE; encoded by the coding sequence ATGGCTGCGGATAAAGGGCAAAACACAGAAAAATTAAAAGCATTAGAAACAACTATTGCTAAATTGGAAAAACAATTCGGTAAAGGAGCTGTTATGAAGATGACAGACGACAGCGTCGAAAATGTTCCTGCAATTTCAACAGGTTCTTTAGGACTTGATTTAGCTTTAGGTGTTGGAGGTATTCCAAGAGGTCGTATCATCGAGATCTACGGTCCGGAATCTTCTGGTAAAACTACTTTAACGCTTCACATTATTGCAGAAGCACAAAAACAAGGTGGTATGGCTGCATTTATTGATGCAGAACACGCTTTTGATAAAGTGTATGCTGAAAAATTGGGTATCGACATGGAAAGATTGTTGGTGGCTCAGCCAGACCATGGTGAACAAGCTTTAGAAATCGCTGAACAATTGGTTCGTTCAGGTGCTATCGACGTATTAGTAGTCGATTCAGTGGCTGCCTTAGTACCAAAAGCAGAATTGGAAGGCGATATGGGTGATAGTAAAATGGGTCTTCACGCTCGTTTAATGTCACAAGCACTTCGTAAAATTACGGGTGCTATTTCTAAGACAAACTGTTCAGCTATCTTCATTAACCAATTACGTGAAAAGATTGGTGTAATGTTCGGTAACCCTGAAACAACGACAGGTGGTAACGCATTAAAATACTATGCTTCTGTACGTTTGGATATCCGTCGTATCGGTGCGATCAAAGAATCTGCTGATAACGTAACTGGTAACCGTACAAGAGTGAAAGTACAAAAGAACAAAGTGGCACCTCCTTTCAAACAAACTGAATTCGATATCCTTTATGGCGAAGGTATTTCTCGTGCAGGTGAGGTATTGGATATGGCAGTTGAATTTGAGATTGTCAACAAAGCAGGTTCTTGGTTCTCTTACAGCGGATCTAAATTAGGTCAAGGTAGAGAAACAGTGAAAGAATTGATCAAGTCGAATCCAGAATTAATGGAGGAGTTGGAAGCGAAAATCAAAGAAAAAGTATTTGGTATCGCTCCAGAGGAGGAAGAAGTTGCTCCTGCTGAATAA
- a CDS encoding pyridoxal-phosphate dependent enzyme has product MNKPQDLISLIGNTPLVKVENMDTGNCELYLKLENQNPGGSIKDRIALSMIENAEKEGKIKSGDTLIEATAGNTGLGLALISVLKGYKLILVMPDKMSKEKIAHLKAMGVQVLLTRSDVGKGHPEYYQDMAKALAEEKGYYYIDQFSNPHNSLAHELTTAPEIYAQMDQNVDAVVAGVGSSGTISGMAAYFKKVSPQTDLVLADPEGSILKDYIDKGEFGEAGSWYVEGIGEDFIPEIADFSQTKTAYTITDKESFSTARELLMKEGLLAGSSSGTLIAAALKYCQEQTEPKRVVTFVCDSGNKYFSKLFNDHWMKEKGFIEKEVYGDLRDLISNHYDKGEVVTASIEDTLLDAYKKMKMYDISQLPIMDGDEILGIIDESDILFTVYEDESAFDRFAAECMTSNLVVIQASDSIDRLMEIFRDGMVAILMNEDQFVGLITKIDVLNHLRQQTANDKGKG; this is encoded by the coding sequence ATGAATAAACCACAAGATCTTATATCACTTATTGGAAATACCCCTCTTGTTAAAGTAGAAAACATGGATACGGGGAACTGTGAACTCTATTTAAAACTAGAGAACCAAAACCCTGGGGGATCTATTAAAGACCGTATTGCCTTAAGCATGATTGAAAATGCAGAAAAAGAAGGTAAAATTAAATCGGGAGATACCTTAATAGAAGCAACGGCTGGAAATACAGGACTTGGTCTTGCGTTAATTTCGGTTCTAAAAGGATATAAACTAATTCTTGTGATGCCCGATAAAATGAGTAAAGAGAAAATTGCTCACCTAAAGGCAATGGGTGTACAAGTATTATTAACTCGTTCTGATGTAGGTAAAGGACATCCGGAATATTACCAAGATATGGCAAAAGCGTTGGCAGAAGAAAAAGGATACTATTATATAGATCAATTTTCGAATCCGCACAATTCTTTGGCACACGAATTAACTACTGCTCCAGAGATCTATGCACAAATGGATCAGAATGTAGATGCAGTCGTAGCAGGTGTAGGTTCTTCTGGAACAATTTCAGGGATGGCTGCGTACTTTAAAAAGGTAAGTCCACAAACCGATTTAGTTTTAGCTGATCCAGAAGGTTCTATTCTAAAAGACTACATCGATAAGGGCGAATTTGGTGAAGCAGGTTCTTGGTATGTGGAAGGTATTGGCGAAGACTTTATTCCAGAAATTGCCGACTTCTCTCAAACAAAAACAGCTTACACTATCACAGATAAAGAAAGTTTCTCAACTGCACGAGAATTATTGATGAAAGAAGGCTTATTGGCTGGATCGTCGTCAGGAACATTGATCGCTGCAGCATTAAAATATTGTCAAGAACAAACAGAACCGAAAAGAGTGGTTACCTTTGTGTGCGACAGCGGTAACAAATACTTTTCAAAATTATTTAACGATCACTGGATGAAAGAAAAAGGGTTTATCGAAAAAGAGGTATATGGAGATTTGCGCGACTTGATCTCTAATCATTATGATAAAGGAGAGGTGGTAACAGCAAGCATCGAAGACACCTTATTAGATGCGTACAAAAAAATGAAGATGTACGATATTTCTCAACTTCCTATTATGGATGGTGATGAAATACTCGGAATCATCGACGAATCAGATATTTTATTTACGGTTTATGAAGACGAATCGGCTTTCGATCGATTTGCTGCAGAATGTATGACAAGTAATCTTGTGGTTATTCAAGCATCGGATAGTATCGACCGTTTGATGGAGATCTTCAGAGATGGTATGGTAGCTATTCTAATGAATGAAGATCAATTTGTTGGTTTAATTACTAAAATTGATGTGCTAAACCACCTTCGTCAGCAAACAGCTAATGATAAAGGTAAAGGTTGA
- a CDS encoding SUMF1/EgtB/PvdO family nonheme iron enzyme, protein MNLILNDYLKLFVLAIFLCIPVSTILGNNVRITTLNYGDKDLNDQSIQVNLTLEWDNSWKVTTGPSNHDAVWLFAKFRDTNGMWQHVLFNYDISMDHGHSEINDLATIDLSNDDGFGNAHGVYIHSKDPIAQQSVSYELSLKWNYGQNGLGNDDDLSIRFFAIEMVYVPEAAFELGSSGTENGHLYEYNGSTVTDTYTVNSETEITIGELPGNLWYDIKDSTASYKQGDQLGPIPNDFPKGYEAFYCMKYEISQGLFAGFLSTINKEYADELLKKKTSQRNNITSADDSIYTAAEPYAPLQFLSWKGLAAFLDWSALRPMTELEFEKACRGTATPVAFEYAWGNNDVATSVYTYSNEGTNTEVVATNYSTTLGNAMYNKTNNTQPYRIGKMSSFNLGSTMTRVQSGSTFYGIMEMSGNMEERIVSIGRPEGRSYTGMHGDGQLSEDGLANVTNWPSNSTSIGTGVKGGTYSKGNGRMRISNRISASQTYNSEKKQIGGRGVRTAPTN, encoded by the coding sequence ATGAACTTAATTTTGAATGACTACTTAAAACTTTTTGTACTTGCTATATTTCTCTGTATTCCGGTATCAACTATACTTGGGAATAATGTACGAATAACCACTTTAAACTATGGAGATAAAGATTTGAATGATCAAAGTATTCAAGTGAATCTTACTCTCGAATGGGATAATTCTTGGAAAGTAACCACTGGTCCATCCAATCATGATGCTGTTTGGTTGTTTGCAAAATTTAGAGATACTAATGGTATGTGGCAACATGTATTATTCAATTATGATATTAGTATGGATCATGGTCATTCAGAAATAAATGATTTAGCAACAATTGACCTTAGTAATGATGATGGTTTTGGTAATGCACATGGGGTATATATTCACAGTAAAGATCCAATTGCTCAACAAAGTGTGTCCTATGAATTATCGCTCAAATGGAATTATGGTCAGAATGGTTTAGGAAACGACGACGATTTAAGTATCCGATTCTTTGCTATTGAAATGGTTTATGTACCAGAAGCCGCCTTTGAATTGGGTTCATCAGGAACAGAAAATGGACATTTATACGAATACAATGGTTCAACTGTGACTGATACTTATACAGTAAATAGTGAAACAGAAATTACAATTGGTGAGTTACCTGGTAATCTTTGGTATGATATAAAAGACTCAACAGCATCTTACAAACAAGGTGATCAGTTAGGACCAATTCCTAATGATTTTCCTAAGGGTTACGAAGCTTTTTATTGCATGAAGTACGAAATCTCACAAGGTCTTTTCGCTGGATTTTTAAGTACTATAAATAAAGAATATGCAGATGAGTTATTAAAGAAGAAAACAAGCCAAAGGAATAATATTACCTCTGCAGATGATAGTATTTACACGGCAGCAGAACCCTATGCACCTCTTCAATTTTTATCATGGAAAGGATTAGCTGCTTTTTTAGATTGGTCAGCTTTACGACCAATGACAGAATTAGAATTCGAAAAAGCTTGTAGAGGAACAGCAACGCCTGTCGCCTTTGAATATGCTTGGGGAAATAACGATGTAGCAACCTCTGTGTATACCTATTCAAATGAAGGAACGAATACGGAAGTAGTGGCAACGAATTACTCTACAACTTTGGGAAATGCAATGTATAATAAGACCAATAATACTCAACCTTACAGAATAGGAAAAATGTCTTCATTCAACCTTGGCAGTACTATGACAAGAGTACAATCGGGAAGTACATTCTATGGTATTATGGAGATGAGTGGCAATATGGAAGAAAGAATTGTCAGCATCGGACGTCCTGAAGGAAGATCTTATACCGGTATGCATGGAGACGGTCAACTAAGTGAGGATGGATTGGCTAATGTTACAAATTGGCCAAGTAATTCTACTTCCATAGGCACCGGAGTGAAAGGGGGAACTTACAGCAAAGGTAATGGTAGAATGCGTATTTCTAACCGAATTTCAGCTTCCCAAACTTACAATAGTGAAAAGAAACAAATTGGAGGACGTGGTGTAAGAACAGCTCCTACCAATTAA
- a CDS encoding T9SS type A sorting domain-containing protein codes for MKYIYTLCFILSSMVMNAQDIFSGGESSLFTYAEIIEDPDLPVTMGDFKVTKNNADVTLYWSTYTELNNDYFSIERSIDGKQWKEIGKLKGYGNSNHEIEYEFIDEQPYLGTAYYRLKQVDFDGQFEYFGPLKVSDFDQTDVVIYPNPNNGSFYVTLHEEDIQYLKIFDGMGKEIHYSIYKKTDKLVQVVFQEHVKGMYYLKLRNIGSLPIVIR; via the coding sequence ATGAAATATATATATACGCTCTGCTTTATACTTTCCTCAATGGTAATGAATGCACAAGACATCTTCTCTGGTGGAGAAAGTAGCTTATTTACCTATGCAGAAATAATAGAAGACCCCGATTTACCCGTTACAATGGGTGATTTTAAAGTCACAAAAAATAACGCTGATGTAACGCTTTATTGGAGCACATACACAGAATTAAATAACGATTACTTCTCTATAGAAAGGTCTATTGATGGAAAACAATGGAAAGAAATAGGAAAGTTAAAAGGTTATGGAAATTCAAATCATGAAATCGAATATGAGTTTATAGATGAACAACCCTATTTAGGAACTGCTTACTACAGACTAAAGCAAGTAGATTTTGATGGACAGTTCGAATATTTCGGTCCACTAAAAGTAAGTGATTTCGATCAGACAGATGTGGTCATTTATCCCAATCCAAATAACGGGTCCTTTTATGTGACTCTACATGAAGAAGATATTCAATACTTAAAAATCTTCGATGGTATGGGAAAAGAAATACATTACAGTATTTATAAAAAAACAGACAAATTAGTACAAGTAGTTTTTCAAGAACATGTAAAAGGAATGTACTACTTGAAATTAAGAAATATTGGTTCACTACCTATAGTTATTCGTTGA
- a CDS encoding formylglycine-generating enzyme family protein, translating into MVYVPQGAYHLGSGGNEKGHFYKYNGSTDTDTYYVDSENSITIGNQSNNLYYDTASINHQGDQTGVLSESFPKGYNAFYCMKYEITQAQFTAFLSTIDFDDATNLIRKQEKGRNLIVNTDSVVYSDQPYVPIQYLSWQGLAAYLDWAALRPITELEFEKACRGTQTPVPNEYVWGNTLLNENDYTTVNEDTKSESISSNFSMNTGNANYKKNSNGTYKPYRTGKFSGYSTGASLTRVQAGATYYGIMEMSGNVSEKVVTVGHEKGRVFTGEHGDGHLCPDVGLADVENWPCNDTALGSGVRGGSYNRSKNLLETSNRKLAARNYYQEYRQLGGRGGRTAPTE; encoded by the coding sequence ATGGTATACGTTCCTCAAGGGGCTTATCATTTGGGGTCTGGAGGTAACGAAAAAGGTCATTTTTATAAATACAATGGTTCTACTGATACAGACACGTACTATGTTGACAGTGAAAACTCAATTACTATCGGTAATCAATCAAATAATTTATATTACGATACTGCCAGCATAAACCATCAAGGAGATCAAACAGGAGTATTATCAGAAAGTTTTCCGAAAGGTTACAATGCATTCTATTGCATGAAATATGAAATCACTCAAGCACAGTTCACTGCATTTCTAAGTACCATAGATTTTGATGATGCAACTAACCTTATTCGTAAACAAGAAAAAGGTAGAAATTTGATTGTAAATACTGACAGTGTAGTGTACTCCGATCAACCTTATGTTCCAATTCAATATTTATCATGGCAAGGATTGGCTGCCTACTTAGATTGGGCTGCATTAAGACCTATCACAGAATTGGAATTTGAAAAAGCTTGTCGTGGAACTCAAACCCCTGTTCCAAATGAGTACGTTTGGGGTAATACATTACTAAATGAAAACGATTACACTACAGTTAATGAAGACACTAAATCGGAATCTATTTCAAGTAATTTTTCAATGAATACAGGTAATGCTAATTACAAGAAAAACTCTAATGGTACTTACAAACCCTATCGTACAGGGAAGTTCTCAGGATATTCTACAGGAGCTTCATTAACAAGAGTACAAGCAGGTGCTACTTATTATGGAATTATGGAAATGAGTGGAAATGTTTCTGAAAAAGTAGTGACTGTGGGTCATGAAAAAGGTAGAGTTTTTACTGGAGAACATGGAGATGGACATTTATGTCCTGATGTTGGTCTTGCAGATGTTGAAAATTGGCCTTGCAATGATACTGCTTTAGGTAGTGGAGTAAGAGGTGGTTCTTACAATAGAAGTAAAAACCTTTTGGAAACATCAAATAGAAAATTAGCAGCGAGAAACTATTATCAAGAATACCGTCAGTTGGGCGGTAGAGGAGGAAGAACAGCTCCGACAGAATAA
- a CDS encoding T9SS type A sorting domain-containing protein has product MKKFYFLFIITFNSFEVFCQDIFSGGESSDFGFIELVEGDDLPIDLAYFKANLVDNQVAIEWSTATEINNSHFVIEKSSDKTNWFELAVIEGNGNSNTTINYSYTDQNITHNTVYYRLKQVDFDGQFKYYQPAKVSFDVENLINVYPNPSTGVINIATNFLGSSETLSLYSSAGQELQIDRKTIISDNQLQLNLSHLESGVYFLKVNGFTKRIMIQ; this is encoded by the coding sequence ATGAAAAAATTTTACTTCTTATTTATAATCACTTTTAACTCTTTTGAAGTATTCTGTCAAGATATTTTCTCTGGAGGAGAAAGTAGCGATTTTGGTTTTATCGAATTAGTAGAGGGAGATGATTTACCCATAGATTTGGCTTACTTCAAAGCAAATTTGGTCGATAATCAAGTTGCTATTGAATGGTCTACTGCCACAGAGATTAACAACTCTCACTTTGTGATCGAAAAATCTTCTGATAAAACAAATTGGTTTGAATTAGCTGTTATTGAAGGTAATGGTAACTCAAATACTACAATTAATTATTCATACACAGATCAAAATATTACTCACAACACTGTTTATTATAGATTAAAACAAGTTGATTTTGATGGTCAGTTTAAATATTACCAACCTGCAAAAGTTAGCTTTGATGTGGAAAATCTAATCAATGTGTATCCTAACCCAAGTACAGGTGTGATTAACATTGCAACCAACTTTTTAGGTTCATCAGAAACGTTATCACTTTACTCTTCTGCAGGTCAGGAACTACAAATTGATAGAAAGACCATTATTAGCGATAACCAATTACAATTGAATCTATCTCATTTAGAGAGTGGTGTCTATTTTCTTAAGGTGAATGGCTTCACCAAAAGAATTATGATTCAATAA
- a CDS encoding TonB-dependent receptor, translating to MKNKLLITFLLLISTHLIYAQTSLIKGKITDKVTHQPIIGATIQIENSDPIIGATTDIDGHFIIKGLKVGRYTLIIHSVGYQKVRKTEVLASGIDAQQLEFQLNEEVTTLEGVTITSSNDKDANNVMATVSSRSFSVEQSSRFAGGLSDPSRVAYNFAGVTFSSPQDNGVVIRGNSPSSVLWRVNDLDVYGAAHFGGGNLAGAGLISIFSTNLLRSTDFFTGAFPSEYSNSTSGVFDINFRKGNTEKHSHSVQLGILGVDLSSEGPINREKGSSYLVNYRHGFIGYIGKLSGGTAPNFQDLSFNLSFPSKKYGNINVWGMGGLSDIETPYKKYQHQIKNKDKEDENPEVKIKYREYEQDYLDKDIDFGMGAFGVNHTKSIGSSSVLKTTLGVTANKYANTTRFFEEVADTLNEGTLHPYENQKNIDYKVSLATTLTSNITSKLINKSGVRVDLLSTDAYAYKADSLYGNLNEVFRTNSSAYNLNAFTDFKYQLFPKFSVNAGLAMTKFELTDEVSLEPRMGMQYTPTKDIILGVAYGRHSKKEELKVYSFINPLTQKVNDMKLSKSDHYVGSVKINLTKNIRLTTEVYYQELFDVPVMQGTPYSFANYTKLWNSDAPIVNTGTGVNKGIDVTLERSMVNGFYYMLSGSLYDSKYTDDLGVTRNTLFNRNYMATITAGKEIVVKGNRLLGFNINATYLGGVPLTPYDEQASHDQQKIVYKENELYSIKGQDEIWMNFGITYKIPKKKSVRTWGLDMQNALLTEQTAGYKYNLREQKVEEDRVFFILPNFYYKITF from the coding sequence ATGAAAAATAAACTTCTTATCACATTCCTGTTATTGATATCAACTCATCTGATATACGCTCAAACATCACTTATTAAAGGTAAAATCACTGATAAAGTGACTCACCAACCAATTATTGGTGCAACGATTCAAATCGAGAATTCAGATCCTATTATTGGTGCAACTACTGATATTGATGGTCATTTTATCATCAAAGGTTTAAAAGTAGGACGTTATACTTTAATCATACATTCTGTTGGTTATCAAAAAGTGAGAAAGACAGAAGTTTTGGCTTCAGGAATTGATGCTCAACAATTGGAGTTTCAATTAAACGAAGAGGTGACTACTTTAGAAGGGGTAACGATTACTTCTTCAAACGATAAAGATGCCAATAATGTGATGGCCACGGTGAGTAGTCGTTCTTTTTCAGTAGAACAATCAAGTCGTTTTGCAGGTGGATTGAGCGATCCTTCTCGTGTAGCCTATAACTTTGCTGGGGTGACGTTTTCTTCTCCTCAAGATAATGGAGTGGTTATTAGAGGTAACTCTCCTTCCTCCGTTTTATGGAGAGTAAATGATTTGGATGTGTATGGTGCTGCCCATTTTGGTGGTGGTAACTTGGCAGGAGCTGGTTTGATATCCATCTTTAGTACCAACTTATTACGCAGCACAGACTTCTTCACTGGTGCATTCCCATCAGAATACTCTAACAGTACGTCCGGAGTATTTGATATTAATTTCAGAAAAGGGAATACAGAAAAGCATAGTCATTCTGTACAGCTGGGTATTTTGGGTGTTGACCTTTCTTCAGAAGGTCCAATTAACAGAGAAAAAGGATCTTCTTATTTAGTGAACTACAGACATGGCTTCATTGGATATATTGGTAAATTATCTGGTGGTACGGCTCCTAATTTTCAGGATTTATCATTTAATCTTTCTTTCCCCTCTAAAAAATACGGTAACATAAATGTTTGGGGTATGGGTGGTTTAAGTGATATTGAAACACCTTATAAAAAATATCAACATCAAATAAAAAATAAAGATAAAGAAGATGAAAACCCTGAAGTAAAAATCAAATACAGAGAATACGAACAAGATTATTTAGATAAGGATATTGATTTTGGAATGGGTGCATTCGGGGTAAACCATACAAAATCAATAGGATCTTCGAGTGTTTTAAAAACTACTTTAGGGGTGACTGCCAATAAGTATGCTAACACTACCCGTTTCTTCGAAGAAGTAGCTGATACATTAAATGAAGGAACACTTCATCCTTACGAAAACCAAAAAAACATAGATTATAAAGTTTCTTTGGCAACGACTTTAACTTCTAATATCACTTCTAAATTGATTAATAAATCTGGCGTAAGAGTCGATCTATTATCCACGGACGCTTATGCTTATAAAGCTGACTCATTGTATGGAAATCTAAATGAGGTATTTAGAACAAACAGTAGTGCTTATAACTTGAATGCATTTACTGATTTTAAATATCAGTTGTTCCCTAAATTTAGTGTAAATGCTGGATTGGCAATGACGAAGTTTGAACTTACTGATGAGGTATCCTTAGAACCTAGAATGGGAATGCAATACACGCCTACTAAAGATATTATTCTTGGAGTGGCTTACGGTAGACATAGCAAAAAAGAAGAATTGAAAGTGTATTCGTTTATTAATCCACTTACTCAAAAGGTAAATGACATGAAACTATCCAAATCGGATCATTATGTAGGTAGTGTAAAAATTAACCTCACTAAAAATATTCGATTAACGACAGAGGTTTATTACCAAGAATTATTTGATGTACCTGTAATGCAAGGAACGCCATATTCTTTTGCGAACTATACCAAATTGTGGAACAGCGATGCACCAATAGTGAATACAGGAACAGGCGTAAATAAAGGGATTGATGTTACATTAGAACGTTCTATGGTGAATGGCTTTTACTACATGCTTTCTGGATCTTTATACGATTCAAAATATACAGACGATCTTGGAGTTACCAGAAATACATTGTTCAATAGAAATTATATGGCCACCATTACCGCAGGGAAAGAGATTGTAGTAAAAGGAAATCGTCTATTAGGGTTTAACATCAATGCCACTTATTTGGGTGGTGTGCCTTTAACTCCTTACGATGAACAAGCTTCACATGATCAACAAAAAATAGTCTATAAAGAAAATGAGTTGTACTCTATCAAAGGTCAAGACGAAATTTGGATGAACTTTGGGATTACTTATAAAATTCCGAAAAAGAAAAGTGTGAGGACTTGGGGATTGGATATGCAAAATGCTTTGCTAACAGAACAAACGGCAGGGTACAAATACAATCTTAGAGAACAAAAGGTAGAAGAGGATAGAGTATTCTTTATTCTTCCCAACTTCTATTATAAAATTACATTCTAA
- a CDS encoding aminopeptidase: MVKKIFLGILFFLLLFLGYYHEEALYGIRQGKGQLQIIFDAKPLSSYLEDPEISEKQKAKIHLIQEIRQFTIDSLGLDYTESYTKMYDQKGEPILWNVTACKPFELTPKRWSFPIAGSFPYKGYFIKDLATTERDELRKEGWDADVREVSAWSTLGVLNDPILSSMLERSTGSLAQLVIHELTHGTLYVKGSITYNENLADFVGDEGAKRFLIYKYGKYSEEYIKFMARSGDRKTFSEYILKSTHALDSLYQTFTDQMSVEEKQQLKDQKIKEITEGLQHLSFSNYNYCTYFDDFTPNNTFFMSYKRYRSKQNEFKKEFEEDFNGDFHAYMDYLKEKYQPMFKYLKKMF; the protein is encoded by the coding sequence ATGGTCAAGAAGATTTTTTTAGGGATATTATTTTTCCTCCTGCTTTTCTTAGGGTATTATCACGAAGAAGCCTTATATGGTATTCGTCAGGGTAAAGGTCAATTACAAATAATTTTTGATGCTAAACCTTTATCATCTTATTTAGAAGACCCCGAAATAAGTGAGAAACAAAAAGCCAAGATTCATCTAATACAAGAAATCCGTCAGTTTACTATAGATTCTTTAGGGCTGGATTATACAGAAAGCTACACAAAGATGTATGATCAAAAAGGAGAACCTATTTTGTGGAATGTAACGGCTTGTAAACCTTTTGAACTTACCCCAAAAAGATGGTCGTTTCCTATTGCAGGTTCGTTTCCTTATAAAGGCTATTTTATTAAAGATCTAGCAACAACTGAAAGAGATGAATTGAGAAAAGAAGGTTGGGATGCTGATGTAAGAGAAGTTTCTGCTTGGTCTACTTTAGGAGTACTCAATGATCCTATATTGAGTAGTATGCTAGAAAGAAGTACTGGAAGCCTTGCACAATTGGTCATTCATGAGCTAACACATGGAACACTATATGTAAAGGGAAGTATCACCTATAACGAAAATCTAGCTGATTTTGTAGGAGACGAAGGAGCCAAAAGATTCTTGATTTATAAGTATGGAAAGTATTCTGAAGAGTATATCAAGTTTATGGCTCGAAGTGGTGATCGTAAAACATTCTCTGAGTATATCTTAAAATCAACACATGCTTTAGATAGCCTTTATCAGACTTTTACTGATCAAATGTCGGTAGAAGAAAAGCAGCAATTAAAAGATCAAAAGATTAAAGAAATTACGGAGGGGCTACAGCATTTATCGTTTTCAAATTATAATTACTGTACTTACTTCGATGACTTCACTCCTAACAATACTTTCTTTATGAGTTATAAACGCTACAGAAGTAAGCAAAACGAATTTAAGAAGGAGTTTGAGGAAGACTTTAATGGTGACTTTCATGCCTATATGGATTATCTAAAAGAGAAATATCAGCCGATGTTTAAGTATCTAAAAAAGATGTTTTAA